Proteins encoded within one genomic window of Humulus lupulus chromosome 1, drHumLupu1.1, whole genome shotgun sequence:
- the LOC133806961 gene encoding COMPASS-like H3K4 histone methylase component WDR5A yields MSTESSEPFKPYTLSQTLTGHKRAISAVKFSSNGHLLGSSSADKTLRTYSVNLSDAGAALTPLHDFHGHDQGVSDLAFSSDSRFVVSASDDKTLRLWDLTTGSHVKTLHGHTNYVFCVNFNPQSNMIVSGSFDETVRIWDVKTGKCLKVLPAHSDPVTAVDFNRDGSLIVSSSYDGLCRIWDASTGHCMKTLIDDENPPVSFVKFSPNGKFILVGTLDNALRLWDFSKGKFLKTYTGHTNSKYCTSATFSVTNGKYIVSGSEDNCVYLWELQSRKVVQKLEGHTDTVISVTCHPNENVIASGSLGNDKTVKIWTQSKD; encoded by the exons ATGTCGACGGAGTCATCGGAACCGTTCAAACCCTATACCCTTTCCCAAACCCTAACCGGTCACAAGCGAGCTATCTCCGCCGTCAAATTCTCCTCCAATGGCCATCTCCTCGGCTCCTCCTCCGCCGACAAGACCCTTCGTACCTACTCCGTCAATCTCTCCGATGCTGGCGCCGCCCTCACCCCACTCCATGACTTCCACGGCCACGATCAGGGCGTCTCCGACCTCGCCTTCTCTTCCGACTCCCGCTTCGTCGTCTCTGCCTCCGACGACAAGACCCTTCGCCTCTGGGACCTCACCACAGGGTCCCACGTCAAGACTCTCCATGGTCACACCAACTATGTCTTCTGCGTTAATTTTAATCCTCAGTCCAACATGATCGTCTCTGGTTCGTTTGATGAGACCGTTCGCATATGGGATGTCAAGACCGGGAAGTGCTTGAAGGTATTGCCTGCTCACTCTGACCCCGTTACCGCTGTTGATTTCAACCGTGATGGGTCGCTCATTGTTTCGAGCAGCTACGACGGGCTTTGCAGGATTTGGGATGCTTCGACTGGGCATTGTATGAAGACTCTAATCGATGATGAAAATCCCCCCGTTTCATTTGTCAAGTTCTCACCCAATGGGAAGTTCATCCTCGTTGGGACTCTGGATAATGCTCTG AGGCTTTGGGACTTCTCAAAGGGCAAATTTTTGAAGACCTACACCGGTCATACTAATTCGAAATACTGCACTTCGGCTACCTTTTCTGTTACAAATGGGAAATACATTGTTAGTGGATCTGAAGACAACTGTGTATACTTGTGGGAATTACAGAGCAGGAAAGTAGTACAGAAATTGGAAGGTCACACTGATACAGTCATATCAGTAACTTGTCACCCAAATGAGAACGTAATTGCATCTGGTTCACTAGGCAATGACAAGACTGTGAAAATCTGGACTCAGTCCAAGGATTGA